A genome region from Pseudanabaena sp. Chao 1811 includes the following:
- the cbiQ gene encoding cobalt ECF transporter T component CbiQ, whose translation MLHINLVETNDRQSLQPSDRLNIWTSLAVHTRMLCVFLLVFAIALTPMGRWWTWLIYAIAIVPIIYWSRFDWGILTKRMAIELAFVSVILLGTLFRGGGEVIWQWRWMQITTYGLTVLVSVSIKSFLSLLLLNILTLSTSVSLLLQALVTLKTPPLLVSILASMYRYIGVLTNEFKAMRRAATARNFAPRNLYDRYRQDHAWQRQVLGNMLGVLFIRTYDRGDRIYQAMLARGYQGIPVVNETSSSDWRDRLAIGCVMIVILVGQVFQVFII comes from the coding sequence CTGCTACATATTAACCTTGTCGAAACCAATGATCGCCAATCTCTACAGCCTAGCGATCGCTTGAATATATGGACGAGTTTGGCAGTACATACCCGTATGTTATGTGTATTCCTACTAGTATTTGCGATCGCCTTAACACCAATGGGCAGATGGTGGACTTGGTTAATCTATGCGATCGCGATTGTGCCGATTATCTATTGGAGCAGATTTGATTGGGGAATACTGACAAAGCGGATGGCAATTGAACTAGCGTTTGTCAGTGTTATTCTCTTAGGTACGCTCTTTCGGGGTGGTGGGGAAGTAATCTGGCAATGGCGATGGATGCAGATTACCACTTACGGTTTAACTGTATTAGTAAGTGTCAGTATTAAGTCATTTCTATCTCTACTATTATTAAATATCCTCACCCTGAGTACTTCCGTTTCTCTATTGTTACAAGCACTCGTTACCCTCAAAACACCTCCACTATTAGTGAGTATTCTCGCTTCTATGTATCGCTATATTGGTGTTTTAACCAATGAATTTAAGGCGATGCGGCGTGCGGCAACTGCCCGAAACTTTGCCCCAAGAAATCTCTATGATCGCTACAGACAAGATCACGCATGGCAGCGGCAGGTGTTAGGTAATATGCTCGGAGTATTATTTATTCGTACCTACGATCGCGGCGATCGCATTTACCAAGCAATGTTGGCACGGGGATATCAAGGCATTCCTGTAGTCAATGAAACAAGCTCTAGCGACTGGCGCGATCGCCTTGCGATTGGATGCGTTATGATCGTTATTTTAGTCGGTCAAGTTTTTCAAGTTTTTATTATTTAG
- a CDS encoding late competence development ComFB family protein, which yields MTSLKNALEEIVVVEVQEQIKHLNQQAREAINLSEVTAFALNRLPVLYASTSRGWLQQRKRAHNDLKNQIVSTVQHALLGVKRDSLRQVTKIAASKIETPAHVLTKLQRLFSKPSLIWQDVPQSFQETLTLVTHTPEYAGLSVNDRRRIHEIKGYLHRKENAHSHADWHTNVELPNPELTSYIISASYFLINVLEDLVKQEIQNQLVHMANMLPRKVGIDDVAAYVLNRLPPMYATTEQGVIWQTQKAKEELSSQIESTVIQSMMTLSKTPRRLADPLPLLKFEEDCEQAMRELRLIFQRDDITWRNIASLAEYAIAQERQGMTYWRQHWRMLGQIYSEMYLKPGDAELSLSNSSEGEILIIRTHTKSAFGWLADNPKNLGISTLRLFPAVAAIELYASFLDFTVSYTREEMAADGII from the coding sequence ATGACCAGCCTCAAAAATGCCCTTGAGGAAATCGTTGTCGTAGAGGTACAGGAGCAGATCAAGCACCTGAACCAACAAGCACGCGAAGCAATTAACCTTAGTGAGGTGACTGCCTTTGCCCTTAATCGATTGCCAGTTCTCTACGCAAGTACTAGTCGAGGTTGGTTACAACAGCGTAAACGCGCCCATAATGATTTAAAAAATCAAATTGTCAGTACTGTTCAACATGCACTACTAGGAGTCAAGCGTGATTCTTTGCGACAAGTAACTAAAATTGCTGCTAGCAAAATTGAAACTCCTGCACATGTTTTAACGAAGCTCCAACGTCTTTTTAGTAAGCCATCTCTAATATGGCAAGATGTACCTCAGTCTTTTCAAGAAACCCTTACTTTAGTCACCCATACTCCAGAATATGCGGGTTTAAGTGTTAACGATCGTCGTCGTATTCACGAGATTAAAGGCTATTTACACAGAAAAGAAAATGCTCATAGTCATGCTGATTGGCATACTAATGTGGAATTACCCAATCCTGAACTGACCTCATATATTATTTCTGCTTCTTATTTCCTTATTAACGTTTTAGAAGACCTAGTAAAACAAGAAATCCAAAACCAATTGGTGCATATGGCAAATATGTTGCCACGCAAGGTGGGGATTGATGATGTTGCTGCCTATGTGCTGAATCGCTTGCCTCCTATGTATGCAACTACAGAGCAAGGAGTAATTTGGCAAACTCAGAAAGCGAAAGAGGAGTTATCTAGCCAAATTGAATCAACGGTAATTCAGTCCATGATGACCTTGAGCAAAACACCCCGTCGCCTTGCCGATCCGCTACCATTGCTTAAGTTTGAAGAGGATTGTGAACAGGCAATGAGGGAATTACGCCTCATCTTTCAACGGGATGATATTACATGGCGCAACATCGCTTCTTTAGCAGAATATGCGATCGCACAAGAGCGTCAAGGTATGACCTATTGGCGACAACATTGGCGTATGTTAGGACAGATTTATAGCGAAATGTATCTGAAACCTGGGGATGCAGAATTATCACTTAGCAATAGTAGTGAAGGAGAAATATTAATTATCCGAACCCATACTAAGTCTGCTTTTGGCTGGTTAGCAGATAATCCTAAAAACTTAGGGATTAGTACTTTGCGACTTTTTCCTGCGGTTGCGGCGATCGAACTTTATGCGTCTTTTTTAGATTTCACGGTTAGTTATACCCGTGAAGAAATGGCAGCAGACGGAATTATTTGA
- a CDS encoding glutaredoxin family protein produces the protein MKLILYSKQGCCLCEGLLTKLQAVKKVVFELEIRDITTSSDWFDRYQYEIPVLCVLNDRQQEQELPRFPPRSPVTKLEELLQRYQ, from the coding sequence ATGAAATTAATTTTGTATAGCAAGCAAGGTTGTTGTTTATGTGAGGGTTTGCTGACAAAATTACAAGCGGTCAAAAAGGTTGTCTTTGAGTTAGAGATTAGGGATATCACCACTAGCTCAGACTGGTTCGATCGCTACCAGTACGAAATTCCTGTCTTGTGTGTACTGAACGATCGCCAACAGGAGCAGGAATTACCAAGATTTCCACCGCGATCGCCTGTGACTAAACTTGAGGAATTACTTCAGCGTTATCAATAG
- a CDS encoding energy-coupling factor ABC transporter permease: MFSLPIHLAMHIPDGYLSLPVSLVTGGIAIALISLSLSHVQSEYKERTVPLMGVSAAFIFAAQMVNFPIIGGTSGHLLGGTLAGILLGPWAGSLVMSVVFIVQSVMFQDGGLTALGANIAIMGLIGTFGGYYLYRLLRSLVGRNTWLGMSVATAIASWSSLVVASAVCAVLLAISDTVPLVLGLTAMLSWHCMIGIGEAFITLAVISFLWRTRPELIYDSPNYKSSRVTINKDE, encoded by the coding sequence ATGTTTTCATTACCCATTCATTTAGCCATGCATATTCCCGATGGCTATCTCAGTTTGCCAGTGAGTTTAGTGACAGGAGGTATAGCGATCGCTCTTATTTCTCTCTCCCTCAGTCATGTGCAATCAGAATATAAAGAACGTACTGTTCCCTTGATGGGAGTTAGTGCTGCTTTTATTTTTGCTGCCCAAATGGTGAATTTTCCAATTATTGGCGGAACATCGGGGCATTTGCTAGGTGGCACTCTGGCGGGGATTTTGCTAGGTCCTTGGGCTGGTTCGCTGGTGATGTCAGTAGTTTTTATTGTCCAGTCAGTTATGTTTCAGGATGGTGGACTAACGGCTTTAGGTGCAAATATCGCGATTATGGGATTGATTGGAACCTTTGGTGGCTATTATCTCTATCGACTTTTGCGATCGCTCGTGGGCAGAAATACTTGGCTTGGGATGAGTGTGGCAACGGCGATCGCTTCATGGTCAAGTTTAGTTGTAGCCTCAGCAGTCTGTGCAGTTCTCCTAGCTATCTCTGATACTGTTCCCTTAGTATTAGGGCTAACTGCAATGTTATCTTGGCACTGTATGATTGGTATTGGCGAAGCATTCATTACCCTAGCTGTCATAAGCTTTCTCTGGCGTACTCGTCCTGAACTAATTTACGATTCTCCAAATTACAAATCTTCAAGGGTTACGATCAATAAAGATGAATAA
- the malQ gene encoding 4-alpha-glucanotransferase, which yields MAFQRASGILLHPTSLPSKFGIGDLGETAYQFIEFLSRSGQKLWQVLPLGPTGYGNSPYMSFSAIAGNPYLISPELLAKQYLLKEEDWEDIPDFDQDRVDFETVIPYKRKLLELAYTRFKQGYVDQDPQHHHDLYLIQEQFKKFCYEEADWLEDYVLFVALHEENPEILWNQWEPAIAKREPQALQQKREELHEQIEFQRFVQFLFFDQWLKLKQYANMRNIRIIGDIPIYVSHNSADVWANPENFALDPETYEVTQMAGVPPDYFSATGQLWGNPVYNWDYLQETNFAWWIDRFRFLNRYVDIIRIDHFRGFESFWQVPAGEENAIKGEWKLALGDELFTKLNEVMGELPILAEDLGVITPEVIKLRDDFGFPGMQVLLFAFGGDSGNFHLPHHYRHNSVVYSGTHDNDTAVGWWQRSSNYEKQLFYKYVVGFATGEPINWALIRMAMASVAVIAIVPLQDVLGLDNSARMNVPGTATGNWGWRYSDPDLLNQDLSDRLLDVTQLYSR from the coding sequence ATGGCTTTTCAACGTGCTAGTGGAATTTTGTTACATCCAACCTCATTGCCCAGCAAATTTGGGATTGGGGATTTAGGAGAGACGGCTTATCAATTTATTGAGTTTTTATCCCGTAGTGGTCAGAAGCTTTGGCAAGTGCTGCCCCTTGGCCCCACAGGATACGGTAATTCTCCCTACATGAGTTTTAGTGCGATCGCTGGCAATCCCTATCTCATTAGTCCAGAGCTTTTAGCGAAGCAATATTTACTTAAAGAAGAAGATTGGGAAGATATTCCTGATTTTGACCAAGATCGTGTTGATTTTGAGACAGTGATACCTTACAAACGTAAGTTATTAGAACTTGCCTATACACGCTTCAAACAGGGTTATGTCGATCAAGATCCCCAACATCATCATGATTTGTATTTAATCCAAGAGCAGTTCAAAAAGTTTTGCTATGAAGAGGCAGACTGGCTCGAAGACTATGTGTTGTTTGTCGCATTGCATGAAGAAAATCCCGAAATCCTTTGGAATCAGTGGGAACCTGCGATCGCCAAACGGGAACCCCAAGCATTGCAACAAAAGCGCGAAGAATTGCATGAGCAAATCGAGTTTCAGAGATTTGTGCAGTTTCTCTTTTTCGATCAATGGTTAAAACTCAAGCAATATGCCAATATGCGAAATATTCGGATTATTGGCGATATTCCCATCTATGTCTCTCATAACAGTGCTGACGTTTGGGCAAACCCTGAAAACTTTGCGCTCGATCCTGAAACCTACGAAGTCACGCAGATGGCGGGAGTACCACCCGACTATTTCAGCGCAACAGGTCAGCTCTGGGGAAATCCTGTCTATAACTGGGATTATCTTCAAGAAACTAATTTTGCTTGGTGGATCGATCGCTTCCGATTTTTAAATCGCTATGTAGATATTATTCGCATCGATCACTTTCGAGGTTTTGAATCATTTTGGCAAGTTCCCGCAGGTGAGGAGAATGCCATCAAAGGTGAGTGGAAGCTTGCCTTGGGAGATGAGCTGTTTACGAAGCTCAATGAAGTAATGGGTGAGTTGCCAATTCTTGCCGAAGATCTTGGGGTGATCACTCCTGAAGTCATCAAATTACGGGATGATTTTGGCTTTCCGGGAATGCAGGTGCTACTATTTGCTTTTGGTGGTGACTCTGGCAACTTTCATTTACCCCACCACTACAGACACAATAGTGTTGTTTACAGTGGGACTCATGATAATGACACCGCAGTGGGTTGGTGGCAACGTTCCAGCAATTATGAAAAGCAATTGTTTTATAAATACGTAGTTGGTTTCGCCACAGGGGAGCCGATTAACTGGGCATTAATCCGCATGGCAATGGCATCAGTAGCTGTAATTGCGATCGTTCCTTTACAGGATGTTCTCGGTTTAGACAACAGCGCACGGATGAATGTCCCAGGTACAGCTACAGGTAACTGGGGCTGGCGCTATAGCGATCCCGATTTACTAAATCAAGATCTTAGCGATCGCTTGTTGGATGTGACCCAACTCTATAGCCGTTAA
- a CDS encoding PDGLE domain-containing protein, producing MNKNSIWIISGLACALGIAAFLSPFASKSPDGLDRVSQDLKFESKAAAEPPTKQLPFAQIFEEYSIKFIPNQKVSTAIAGVTGTMVVFGLAWGIGKLATRKSESQ from the coding sequence ATGAATAAAAATAGTATATGGATAATCTCAGGTCTAGCTTGCGCTCTAGGTATTGCTGCATTTCTCTCTCCCTTTGCTAGTAAGTCTCCCGATGGACTAGATCGGGTCTCTCAGGATTTAAAATTTGAATCAAAAGCTGCTGCGGAACCACCAACTAAGCAACTTCCATTTGCTCAGATTTTTGAAGAATATTCGATTAAATTTATTCCTAATCAAAAAGTATCCACAGCAATTGCAGGTGTGACAGGTACTATGGTTGTCTTTGGCTTAGCATGGGGCATTGGCAAACTTGCAACTCGCAAATCTGAATCACAGTGA